In a genomic window of Cuculus canorus isolate bCucCan1 chromosome Z, bCucCan1.pri, whole genome shotgun sequence:
- the STARD4 gene encoding stAR-related lipid transfer protein 4 isoform X4 gives MTTMDIMETFQENCCVMRYTTAGQLWNIIAPREFVDFSYTTSYEDGLLTCGISLDYGEVRPNFVRGFNHPCGWFCVPLKDYPGHSLLTGYIQTELRGMLPQSAVDTAMSSTLANFYSDLKKALKTY, from the exons AACTGCTGTGTGATGCGCTACACAACTGCTGGCCAGCTCTGGAACATCATTGCACCAAGGGAATTTGTTGATTTCTCTTACACTACAAGCTATGAAGATGGGCTTCTAACATGTG GTATAAGCCTGGACTACGGAGAGGTGAGACCTAACTTTGTCCGTGGATTCAATCACCCTTGCGGCTGGTTCTGTGTCCCTCTTAAGGACTATCCTGGCCATAGTCTTTTGACAGGCTATATTCAGACTGAACTGCGAGGGATGCTACCACAATCTGCAGTAGATACAGCCATGTCTAGTACCCTGGCCAATTTCTACTCTGACCTCAAAAAGGCACtgaaaacatattaa